The Selenihalanaerobacter shriftii genome contains a region encoding:
- the hemA gene encoding glutamyl-tRNA reductase has product MTIVTMGLNHKTAPVEIREQISFTSKEKDAALERIDEDDEIEEGIILATCNRTEVYVVSLKKEVGIKFILNLLSEFSSLSKEELEEYMYYYFDLGAVTHLYRVASGLDSMVLGEAQILGQVKDAFNLAREKETISTILHQLFTDSLKVGKRARHETAINDNAASVSYAAVELANKIFGTLDEEVVLILGAGEMSKLTLKSLVDHGVDKVVVANRTFSKAVNLAEQFNGQAIKWEEVDNWFNKVDIVISSTGAPHYIVNYDMVKDILIKRNDKPLFFIDIAVPRDIDPNIHQIENVYAYNIDDLESVVNANLKKSEACVSSVKEIIEEEVKDFNTWRNSRDVVPIIKSLRKQAEQIRQKELERALAKIDGIDEEDKNIIKGLTYKIINKLLHKPTVQVKEFANIENGQLYLQAVNKLFGLKNNEEDE; this is encoded by the coding sequence GTGACTATTGTAACTATGGGCTTAAATCATAAGACAGCTCCGGTGGAAATTAGAGAACAGATATCGTTTACTTCAAAAGAGAAAGATGCAGCCTTAGAAAGAATAGATGAAGATGATGAAATAGAAGAAGGAATAATTTTAGCTACTTGTAATCGGACTGAAGTTTATGTGGTAAGTTTGAAAAAAGAAGTAGGTATAAAATTCATTTTAAATCTTTTAAGTGAATTTTCTTCTCTATCTAAAGAGGAATTAGAAGAATATATGTATTATTATTTTGATTTGGGGGCTGTTACTCATTTATATCGTGTTGCTTCAGGATTAGATTCAATGGTATTAGGAGAAGCACAGATTTTAGGTCAAGTTAAAGATGCTTTTAATTTAGCCCGGGAAAAAGAAACTATAAGCACTATTCTTCATCAGTTATTTACTGATTCTTTAAAAGTAGGTAAAAGAGCAAGGCATGAAACAGCTATTAATGATAATGCTGCATCAGTTAGTTATGCAGCAGTTGAATTAGCTAATAAGATATTTGGTACTTTAGATGAAGAAGTTGTTTTAATTTTAGGGGCTGGAGAAATGAGTAAATTAACTTTAAAAAGCTTAGTTGATCATGGGGTTGATAAAGTTGTTGTGGCTAATCGAACCTTTTCTAAAGCGGTTAATTTAGCTGAGCAGTTTAATGGTCAAGCGATTAAATGGGAAGAAGTTGACAACTGGTTTAATAAAGTAGATATAGTTATTAGTTCTACTGGAGCTCCACACTATATAGTAAATTATGATATGGTTAAGGATATCTTAATTAAACGTAATGATAAACCTTTATTCTTTATAGATATTGCGGTACCGAGAGATATAGACCCTAATATTCATCAAATTGAAAATGTTTATGCGTATAATATTGATGACTTAGAATCAGTAGTTAATGCAAATTTAAAGAAAAGTGAAGCCTGTGTTTCATCTGTTAAAGAAATTATTGAAGAAGAAGTTAAAGATTTTAATACCTGGAGAAACTCTAGAGATGTAGTTCCAATTATTAAATCTTTAAGAAAACAAGCTGAGCAAATTAGGCAAAAAGAATTAGAAAGAGCCTTGGCAAAGATAGACGGTATCGATGAAGAAGATAAGAATATAATTAAAGGGTTAACTTATAAAATTATTAATAAATTATTGCATAAACCTACTGTTCAAGTTAAAGAGTTTGCTAATATTGAAAATGGCCAGTTGTATCTTCAAGCTGTTAATAAATTATTCGGTTTAAAGAATAATGAGGAGGATGAGTAA